A genome region from Sphingobacteriaceae bacterium GW460-11-11-14-LB5 includes the following:
- a CDS encoding band 7 protein produces MESLISNYWWVLVALLCLVLYKYILRFLFGMVIVPEDRIGLITKKFVLFGADRELPDGRIIAIKGEAGFQGKTLAPGLYFGMWFWQYSVTMEQFTVIPEGKIGLIMAKDGSEIPTGNILGQKVESDNFQDAVKFLENGGQRGRQTSYITSGSYRINTMLFQVSVTDMVRIQESMVGIVTTLDGLPIEANQIAGKLVDGHNNFQDFDAFIKQGGNRGLQPQVILAGSYNLNPWAIQLEEIPMTEIAIGYVGVVISFIGTDGNDLTGADFKHGNIVGKGSKGVWLEPLGPGKYPINKYIMKVELVPTTNLVLNWASARSEAHNLDKNLSTITVRSRDGFPFNLDVAQIIHVPTTEAPKVIARFGNMVNLVSQVLEPTIGNYFRNSAQGSDVIAFLSTRKERQESAKEHIRKVLDEYNVNAVDTLIGDIVPPESLMKTLTDRKIAEEQKVTYETQKQAQETRQGMEKETAIADMQKDIVKAQQSVEIAERTASATVKKSEGDAAGVKLAVGAEAEATKMRAHAEAEATKARAQADSEAIKLRASAEAEQISLTGSAEAGKILAVGKSTAEAYELAVKALGGENFTRYKITEELSKGNVKLIPDVLIGGSGGNHGGSAMDGLLGLKLMELMDPQTRKEVVAVAEIVETKPKPKKDNINP; encoded by the coding sequence ATGGAATCGCTCATTTCTAACTATTGGTGGGTTTTAGTGGCACTGTTGTGCTTAGTTTTATACAAATATATTTTACGTTTCTTATTCGGGATGGTTATTGTTCCCGAAGACAGGATCGGCTTAATTACCAAAAAATTCGTGCTCTTTGGTGCTGATCGCGAATTGCCCGACGGGCGCATCATTGCCATCAAAGGTGAGGCTGGTTTTCAAGGAAAAACGCTCGCCCCGGGATTGTATTTCGGAATGTGGTTTTGGCAGTATAGTGTAACCATGGAACAGTTTACCGTTATTCCAGAAGGTAAAATCGGACTCATCATGGCCAAAGACGGCTCGGAAATCCCGACAGGGAATATCCTTGGGCAAAAAGTAGAATCTGATAATTTCCAGGATGCAGTGAAGTTTCTCGAAAATGGCGGGCAGCGAGGCCGGCAGACTTCTTACATTACTTCGGGTTCTTATCGTATCAATACCATGTTGTTCCAGGTTTCCGTTACCGATATGGTCAGGATACAGGAAAGTATGGTGGGTATTGTAACCACGTTGGATGGATTGCCGATTGAGGCCAACCAGATTGCCGGTAAACTGGTTGATGGACACAACAATTTTCAGGATTTCGATGCCTTTATTAAACAAGGTGGTAACCGTGGTTTACAGCCCCAGGTCATTTTAGCAGGATCTTACAACCTTAACCCATGGGCTATTCAGCTGGAGGAAATTCCGATGACCGAAATCGCAATCGGTTATGTAGGCGTGGTGATCTCGTTTATTGGTACCGATGGAAATGATTTAACCGGTGCCGATTTTAAACACGGTAATATCGTGGGTAAAGGTTCTAAAGGTGTTTGGCTGGAACCACTTGGCCCCGGAAAATACCCGATTAACAAATACATCATGAAAGTAGAACTGGTACCAACAACCAATTTAGTGTTAAACTGGGCGTCAGCACGTAGCGAAGCACACAATTTGGATAAAAACCTGTCAACCATTACCGTACGTTCAAGAGATGGTTTCCCCTTCAATTTAGATGTGGCGCAGATTATCCACGTGCCCACTACAGAAGCGCCTAAGGTAATTGCACGTTTTGGTAACATGGTTAACCTGGTTTCGCAGGTTTTAGAACCCACCATTGGTAACTATTTCCGTAACTCGGCGCAGGGAAGTGATGTGATTGCTTTCTTGAGTACCCGTAAAGAGCGTCAGGAGTCAGCTAAAGAGCATATCCGCAAAGTGCTTGACGAATATAACGTAAATGCGGTTGATACGCTGATCGGTGACATTGTTCCGCCAGAATCGTTAATGAAAACTTTAACCGACCGTAAAATTGCGGAAGAACAAAAGGTTACTTACGAAACCCAGAAACAGGCGCAGGAAACGCGTCAGGGGATGGAGAAAGAAACGGCCATTGCCGATATGCAGAAAGATATTGTGAAAGCGCAACAAAGTGTAGAGATTGCCGAACGTACGGCAAGTGCAACCGTGAAAAAATCAGAAGGTGATGCTGCCGGTGTAAAACTGGCTGTGGGCGCAGAAGCTGAGGCCACAAAAATGAGGGCCCATGCCGAGGCTGAAGCAACCAAAGCAAGGGCGCAGGCCGATTCGGAAGCGATTAAATTAAGGGCTTCAGCAGAGGCCGAACAGATTTCGTTAACCGGTAGCGCCGAGGCGGGTAAAATTTTAGCGGTAGGTAAGTCAACCGCAGAAGCATATGAACTTGCGGTGAAAGCTTTGGGCGGCGAAAACTTTACCCGTTACAAAATTACCGAAGAGTTATCAAAAGGTAATGTGAAACTGATCCCTGATGTGTTAATTGGTGGCAGTGGTGGTAACCATGGCGGTTCGGCAATGGATGGCTTGCTGGGCTTAAAACTGATGGAATTAATGGATCCTCAGACACGTAAAGAAGTGGTAGCCGTTGCAGAAATTGTAGAGACAAAACCAAAACCTAAAAAGGATAACATTAATCCATAA